Proteins encoded in a region of the bacterium genome:
- a CDS encoding DUF1802 family protein, with protein sequence HFRLYAVVDRVEKVTDWEACKRLIPFTVMSDEAIEQRFHYGDWQGVYVFIVRAYTLPVPMDLPLKPAYEGCKSWVPLETSMFTAGSMAVLPDGAWPYTRDKISKVLHSA encoded by the coding sequence CACTTCCGCCTCTACGCGGTGGTGGACCGCGTGGAAAAGGTCACCGACTGGGAAGCCTGCAAGAGGCTCATCCCTTTCACGGTCATGAGCGACGAGGCCATCGAACAACGCTTCCACTACGGCGATTGGCAGGGTGTTTACGTCTTCATCGTCCGGGCCTATACCCTTCCGGTCCCCATGGACCTGCCCTTGAAGCCCGCCTACGAGGGCTGCAAGTCCTGGGTGCCCCTGGAAACCTCCATGTTCACCGCCGGGTCCATGGCCGTCCTCCCCGATGGGGCCTGGCCCTATACCCGCGACAAGATCTCCAAGGTCCTGCATAGCGCTTGA